A single genomic interval of Nomascus leucogenys isolate Asia chromosome 3, Asia_NLE_v1, whole genome shotgun sequence harbors:
- the LOC100588879 gene encoding protein CASC2, with amino-acid sequence MTQEKIHSHLFSERCANQHQHRTAEEKKCVSEKQLIHWRCEEPSTHHNSIDIKCMKHFGSALRLRQTFHLDTADHPCVITMNSALPWKLEGSNSTSALPLAA; translated from the exons ATGACACAGGAGAAGATACACTCTCATCTGTTCAGTGAGAGATGTGCAAATCAACATCAACACAGaactgctgaagaaaaaaaatgt GTCTCTGAAAAGCAACTTATTCACTGGAGATGTGAGGAGCCATCCACACATCACAATTCTATAGACATCAAATGCATGAAGCATTTCGGATCTGCTTTAAGACTGAGGCAAACTTTCCATCTGGACACAGCCGACCATCCATGTGTCATTACAATGAATTCAGCACTTCCCTGGAAGCTGGAAGGGTCAAATTCAACTTCAGCTCTGCCGCTTGCTGCTTAA